Proteins encoded together in one Gigantopelta aegis isolate Gae_Host chromosome 8, Gae_host_genome, whole genome shotgun sequence window:
- the LOC121379512 gene encoding hyphally regulated cell wall protein 3-like, translating to MVVLSCSKMQILDFFPSWEKEMAHVRIKKGKGVYGSFGLGHQNQRKKTEHEFCGPSSILLFKSVSPCSRWTFNDIGSSNNGISNSNINGISSGNINGSSSNISGISISNINNGISSGNINSIHSGNINGITSSKINGISSGNINGISSSNINGISSSNINGISSSNINGISSGNINGISSGNIIGISSGNINGISSGNINGISSGINNGISSSNLNGMHSSNLNGISSGNINGISNGNINGISSGNINGISSSNNNGIISGNINGISSGNINGISSGINNGISSGNLNGMHSSNINGISNINGISNINSISSGNINGISSGNINGISSGINNGISSGNINSIHSGNINGIYNGISSGNNNGISSGINNGISGGNINGISSSINGTSSSNSSSSSNINGISSSNTNGISSGNTTISYRDSISSPLSWMFFNSVASHLPQMQPPTQHHWRSITMECKRTCFCRPTPSRYSL from the exons ATGGTGGTTCTGTCCTGCAGTAAAATGCAAATATTGGACTTCTTCCCATCTTGGGAGAAGGAGATGGCACATGTCAGAATCAAGAAAG GGAAGGGAGTATATGGAAGCTTTGGACTGGGTCATCAAAACCAAAGAAAGAAGACCGAACACGAGTTTTGTGGACCCAGCTCCATTCTCCTGTTCAAGTCTGTAAGCCCCTGCAGTAGATGGACCTTCAATGACATCGGCAGCAGCAACAATGGCATTAGCAACAGCAACATCAATGGCATCAGCAGTGGCAACATCAatggcagcagcagcaacatcaGTGGCATCAGCATCAGCAACATCAACAATGGCATCAGCAGTGGCAACATCAATAGCATCCACAGTGGCAACATCAATGGCATCACCAGCAGCAAAATCAATGGCATCAGTAGCGGCAACATCAATGGCATCAGCAGCAGTAACATCAATGgcatcagcagcagcaacatCAATGGGATCAGCAGCAGTAACATCAATGGCATCAGTAGCGGCAACATCAATGGCATCAGTAGTGGCAACATCATTGGCATCAGTAGCGGCAACATCAATGGCATCAGCAGTGGCAACATCAATGGCATCAGTAGCGGTATCAACAATGGCATCAGCAGCAGCAACCTCAATGGCATGCACAGCAGCAACCTCAATGGCATCAGCAGTGGCAACATCAATGGCATCAGCAATGGCAACATCAATGGCATCAGTAGCGGCAACATCAATGgcatcagcagcagcaacaacaatgGCATCATCAGTGGCAACATCAATGGCATCAGTAGCGGCAACATCAATGGCATCAGTAGCGGTATCAACAATGGCATCAGCAGTGGCAACCTCAATGGCATGCACAGCAGCAACATCAATGGCATCAGCAACATCAATGGCATCAGCAACATCAATAGCATCAGCAGTGGCAACATCAATGGCATCAGCAGCGGCAACATCAATGGCATCAGTAGCGGTATCAACAATGGCATCAGCAGTGGCAACATCAATAGCATCCACAGCGGCAACATCAATGGCATCTACAATGGCATCAGCAGTGGCAACAACAATGGCATCAGCAGCGGTATCAACAATGGCATCAGCGGTGGCAACATCAATGGCATCAGTAGCAGCATCAATggcaccagcagcagcaatagcagcagcagcagcaacatcaATGGCATCAGTAGCAGTAACACCAATGGCATCAGCAGCGGCAACACCACCATCAGCTACCGTGACAGCATCTCATCCCCTCTCTCCTGGATGTTCTTCAACAGTGTGGCATCTCATCTGCCACAGATGCAGCCTCCCACACAACACCACTGGAGGTCAATCACTATGGAGTGCAAGCGAACCTGCTTCTGCCGACCAACACCTTCTCGGTATTCTCTTTAG
- the LOC121379264 gene encoding 85/88 kDa calcium-independent phospholipase A2-like isoform X1, protein MAGIVKTLIDGFINAASAIVSPYKVQVESTDAFETLPVLVKEGCINLYKRSECFECVIMPEDAKPNCFSVFRLYCEVESRTLFGTIAPKLDMILQCSSSLYLENTLQRVSDCFREHPTWTAVHVAAYTGLRECFKDEDMQSLINTACEETGITPLMACFKGNQMKCIQELLSHNAKIGLCDKQGNTIYHHAVTTDPSVIPLLACYDTEEAINWLNGKGETALFIACSKMLPDATDILIHVGADPAVSTADCLPVHAAARSGDVKSLKLILQIHPNQISALENTYQRTPLHWAANKEIIQMLHPKGCDMNAVCGQGFTPLQVMMMDQKIDCCIALVSRGADVNVVDSDGETVLHKAVQKDAVELVHMYIIYGANINLQNKDGHSPRHMASVSSNKNRDLILYHLHISGAKRCDKDVTGCEDGCLAEGTYNCSPDKKLKTLFQRDDVAILDKLLCASVTCDGAPRNKTGGSNFGDRVLSLDGGGIRSLVLIETLMAIEKIVGRPIKDCFDWICGTSTGGFLALCIAFGFPLHYLKVLFFRMKDEVFKGTRPYSPEAFELMLKREFGENTTMAEIKHPKVLVTGVLADRHPPELHMFRNYHRPLNQLRPDDEKEDKIPPMPKPEEQKIWQAARCTGAAPTYFQPYKNIQDGGLIANNPALDLLTEIQEYNVALKQNKQVDKIRHLSCVVSLGTGRMPQTEANIVDVFCPENLHDAAKTVKGASILSHLIVHQATLSEGRPVDRARAWCSMINVPFFRFSPQLSEDVQLNCHDNRKLINMMWEAHCYMVANQSRLQELASLLKAG, encoded by the exons ATGGCTGGAATAGTTAAGACTTTGATCGATGGGTTTATCAATGCAGCGTCGGCCATCGTCAGTCCTTACAAGGTGCAAGTAGAATCGACCGATGCCTTTGAAAC GCTTCCTGTTCTGGTGAAAGAGGGATGTATTAACTTGTACAAACGCTCTGAATGCTTTGAATGTGTTATTATGCCAGAAGATGCCAAACCAAATTGTTTCAG TGTGTTTCGTCTGTACTGTGAAGTGGAATCTCGCACTCTGTTTGGGACGATCGCACCGAAGCTGGACATGATACTGCAGTGTTCCAGCTCTCTGTATTTGGAGAACACTCTACAGAGAGTGTCTGACTGTTTCCGGGAGCACCCGACCTGGACCGCAGTACACGTGGCCGCTTACACAGGATTGCGGGAATGTTTCAAAGACGAAGACATGCAGAG TCTAATCAACACTGCTTGTGAAGAAACTGGCATAACTCCACTGATGGCGTGCTTCAAGGGAAACCAGATGAAATGCATCCAGGAGTTGCTCAGCCACAATGCTAAGATTGGATTGTGTGATAAGCAGGGGAACACTATATACCACCATGCAGTCACCACTGATCCATCGGTCATTCCA CTGCTTGCATGTTACGACACCGAAGAGGCAATCAACTGGTTGAATGGTAAAGGGGAGACAGCTCTTTTCATTGCTTGCAGTAAGATGCTGCCCGATGCCACCGATATTCTCATCCACGTTGGTGCCGACCCGGCTGTGTCCACTGCAGACTGTTTACCAGTCCACGCTGCAGCCAGAAGCGGAGATGTAAA GTCTCTCAAGctcattttacaaatacatcCAAACCAGATCAGTGCACTTGAAAACACATACCAGAGGACTCCACTACACTGGGCGGCAAATAAAGAG ATTATTCAGATGCTGCATcccaaaggctgtgatatgaaTGCTGTTTGCGGACAAGGTTTCACACCTCTCCAAGTCATGATGATGGATCAAAAGATTGACTGCTGTATAGCACTGGTTAGCCGAGGAGCTGATGTAAACGTTGTTGATTCGGATGGTGAAACTGTTCTCCACAAAGCTGTACAG AAAGACGCTGTCGAACTTGTTCACATGTACATCATTTATGGAGCTAATATTAATCTGCAAAATAAGGATGGACATTCTCCAAGACATATGGCTTCAGTGTCTAGTAATAAAAACAG AGATTTGATActgtatcatctgcatatttCTGGAGCTAAGCGATGTGACAAGGATGTTACAGGATGCGAGGATGGGTGCCTAGCTGAAGGGACATATAATTGTTCCCCAGACAAAAAACTGAAGACATTGTTTCAAAGAGATGATGTAG ccaTATTGGACAAACTATTGTGTGCCTCGGTGACTTGTGATGGGGCTCCTAGGAATAAAACTGGAGGATCTAATTTTGGAGACAGG GTTCTCTCCCTTGATGGTGGAGGTATTCGAAGTCTTGTCTTGATAGAAACATTGATGGCAATTGAAAAAATTGTTGGTCGACCAATCAAAGATTGTTTTGATTGGATTTGTGGAACCAGTACCGGGGGCTTCCTGGCATTGTGCATTGCTTTTG gATTTCCTCTGCACTATTTGAAAGTTCTTTTCTTCCGAATGAAGGATGAGGTATTCAAAGGAACACGGCCATACTCACCGGAAGCTTTTGAGCTGATGTTGAAACGAGAGTTTGGAGAGAACACAACCATGGCTGAAATAAAACATCCAAA AGTGCTGGTAACTGGTGTATTAGCCGATCGACACCCACCTGAGTTGCACATGTTCCGAAACTATCACAGACCGTTGAACCAGCTTCGCCCAGACGATGAGAAAGAAGATAAAATCCCACCAATGCCCAAGCCTGAAG AACAGAAAATATGGCAAGCTGCGCGATGCACTGGAGCCGCTCCAACGTACTTCCAGCCTTACAAAAACATACAAGACGGAGGTCTCATAGCAAACAATCCAGCCCTTGACCTTCTCACAGAGATACAGGAGTATAATGTCGCACTTAAACAAAAC AAACAAGTGGATAAAATTCGCCATCTAAGCTGTGTTGTCTCCCTTGGAACCGGAAGAATGCCACAGACAGAAGCGAACATCGTGGATGTGTTTTGTCCAGAAAACCTACATGATGCAGCAAAAACTGTTAAAGGAGCATCTATCTTAAGTCATCTGATAGTAcatcag GCGACATTGTCGGAGGGCCGCCCGGTGGACCGTGCCCGAGCGTGGTGCAGCATGATCAACGTACCATTCTTCAGATTCAGTCCACAGCTGTCCGAGGACGTTCAGCTCAATTGCCATGACAACAGGAAGCTCATCAACATGATGTGGGAAGCTCACTGCTACATGGTGGCCAATCAATCTCGACTCCAAGAGTTAGCCAGCCTGCTCAAGGCTGGATGA
- the LOC121379264 gene encoding 85/88 kDa calcium-independent phospholipase A2-like isoform X2, with protein sequence MLPVLVKEGCINLYKRSECFECVIMPEDAKPNCFSVFRLYCEVESRTLFGTIAPKLDMILQCSSSLYLENTLQRVSDCFREHPTWTAVHVAAYTGLRECFKDEDMQSLINTACEETGITPLMACFKGNQMKCIQELLSHNAKIGLCDKQGNTIYHHAVTTDPSVIPLLACYDTEEAINWLNGKGETALFIACSKMLPDATDILIHVGADPAVSTADCLPVHAAARSGDVKSLKLILQIHPNQISALENTYQRTPLHWAANKEIIQMLHPKGCDMNAVCGQGFTPLQVMMMDQKIDCCIALVSRGADVNVVDSDGETVLHKAVQKDAVELVHMYIIYGANINLQNKDGHSPRHMASVSSNKNRDLILYHLHISGAKRCDKDVTGCEDGCLAEGTYNCSPDKKLKTLFQRDDVAILDKLLCASVTCDGAPRNKTGGSNFGDRVLSLDGGGIRSLVLIETLMAIEKIVGRPIKDCFDWICGTSTGGFLALCIAFGFPLHYLKVLFFRMKDEVFKGTRPYSPEAFELMLKREFGENTTMAEIKHPKVLVTGVLADRHPPELHMFRNYHRPLNQLRPDDEKEDKIPPMPKPEEQKIWQAARCTGAAPTYFQPYKNIQDGGLIANNPALDLLTEIQEYNVALKQNKQVDKIRHLSCVVSLGTGRMPQTEANIVDVFCPENLHDAAKTVKGASILSHLIVHQATLSEGRPVDRARAWCSMINVPFFRFSPQLSEDVQLNCHDNRKLINMMWEAHCYMVANQSRLQELASLLKAG encoded by the exons AT GCTTCCTGTTCTGGTGAAAGAGGGATGTATTAACTTGTACAAACGCTCTGAATGCTTTGAATGTGTTATTATGCCAGAAGATGCCAAACCAAATTGTTTCAG TGTGTTTCGTCTGTACTGTGAAGTGGAATCTCGCACTCTGTTTGGGACGATCGCACCGAAGCTGGACATGATACTGCAGTGTTCCAGCTCTCTGTATTTGGAGAACACTCTACAGAGAGTGTCTGACTGTTTCCGGGAGCACCCGACCTGGACCGCAGTACACGTGGCCGCTTACACAGGATTGCGGGAATGTTTCAAAGACGAAGACATGCAGAG TCTAATCAACACTGCTTGTGAAGAAACTGGCATAACTCCACTGATGGCGTGCTTCAAGGGAAACCAGATGAAATGCATCCAGGAGTTGCTCAGCCACAATGCTAAGATTGGATTGTGTGATAAGCAGGGGAACACTATATACCACCATGCAGTCACCACTGATCCATCGGTCATTCCA CTGCTTGCATGTTACGACACCGAAGAGGCAATCAACTGGTTGAATGGTAAAGGGGAGACAGCTCTTTTCATTGCTTGCAGTAAGATGCTGCCCGATGCCACCGATATTCTCATCCACGTTGGTGCCGACCCGGCTGTGTCCACTGCAGACTGTTTACCAGTCCACGCTGCAGCCAGAAGCGGAGATGTAAA GTCTCTCAAGctcattttacaaatacatcCAAACCAGATCAGTGCACTTGAAAACACATACCAGAGGACTCCACTACACTGGGCGGCAAATAAAGAG ATTATTCAGATGCTGCATcccaaaggctgtgatatgaaTGCTGTTTGCGGACAAGGTTTCACACCTCTCCAAGTCATGATGATGGATCAAAAGATTGACTGCTGTATAGCACTGGTTAGCCGAGGAGCTGATGTAAACGTTGTTGATTCGGATGGTGAAACTGTTCTCCACAAAGCTGTACAG AAAGACGCTGTCGAACTTGTTCACATGTACATCATTTATGGAGCTAATATTAATCTGCAAAATAAGGATGGACATTCTCCAAGACATATGGCTTCAGTGTCTAGTAATAAAAACAG AGATTTGATActgtatcatctgcatatttCTGGAGCTAAGCGATGTGACAAGGATGTTACAGGATGCGAGGATGGGTGCCTAGCTGAAGGGACATATAATTGTTCCCCAGACAAAAAACTGAAGACATTGTTTCAAAGAGATGATGTAG ccaTATTGGACAAACTATTGTGTGCCTCGGTGACTTGTGATGGGGCTCCTAGGAATAAAACTGGAGGATCTAATTTTGGAGACAGG GTTCTCTCCCTTGATGGTGGAGGTATTCGAAGTCTTGTCTTGATAGAAACATTGATGGCAATTGAAAAAATTGTTGGTCGACCAATCAAAGATTGTTTTGATTGGATTTGTGGAACCAGTACCGGGGGCTTCCTGGCATTGTGCATTGCTTTTG gATTTCCTCTGCACTATTTGAAAGTTCTTTTCTTCCGAATGAAGGATGAGGTATTCAAAGGAACACGGCCATACTCACCGGAAGCTTTTGAGCTGATGTTGAAACGAGAGTTTGGAGAGAACACAACCATGGCTGAAATAAAACATCCAAA AGTGCTGGTAACTGGTGTATTAGCCGATCGACACCCACCTGAGTTGCACATGTTCCGAAACTATCACAGACCGTTGAACCAGCTTCGCCCAGACGATGAGAAAGAAGATAAAATCCCACCAATGCCCAAGCCTGAAG AACAGAAAATATGGCAAGCTGCGCGATGCACTGGAGCCGCTCCAACGTACTTCCAGCCTTACAAAAACATACAAGACGGAGGTCTCATAGCAAACAATCCAGCCCTTGACCTTCTCACAGAGATACAGGAGTATAATGTCGCACTTAAACAAAAC AAACAAGTGGATAAAATTCGCCATCTAAGCTGTGTTGTCTCCCTTGGAACCGGAAGAATGCCACAGACAGAAGCGAACATCGTGGATGTGTTTTGTCCAGAAAACCTACATGATGCAGCAAAAACTGTTAAAGGAGCATCTATCTTAAGTCATCTGATAGTAcatcag GCGACATTGTCGGAGGGCCGCCCGGTGGACCGTGCCCGAGCGTGGTGCAGCATGATCAACGTACCATTCTTCAGATTCAGTCCACAGCTGTCCGAGGACGTTCAGCTCAATTGCCATGACAACAGGAAGCTCATCAACATGATGTGGGAAGCTCACTGCTACATGGTGGCCAATCAATCTCGACTCCAAGAGTTAGCCAGCCTGCTCAAGGCTGGATGA